A single genomic interval of Daucus carota subsp. sativus chromosome 1, DH1 v3.0, whole genome shotgun sequence harbors:
- the LOC108213529 gene encoding tabersonine-19-hydroxy-O-acetyltransferase-like encodes MAFRGLIRSSIFRRQLHVISRSSSNIRPASPTPSKLKQYNIPLHDRMIPDFYIPMVFFYPVNSNHSSKAVPDNVSKSDLLKKSLSETLSKYYPFAGRLCSGSYVDCNDQGVHFVDAQIGCQLSEVLEKAPVKEEEEGLGHLFPPRTIWNQLSDLYPGMIMHVQVNHFTCGGIAVAVSLCHRLGDALTFCSFLRYWASLSFNSGDHQKSLHLCPRFVYELLPPSYDSDSIPIVSYPDKNWTTKAVVFPNRKLAKLKAAVENEDKVDGVLEDQKYTRNELLTALIYRCIVASVARTNSGTHGGSALLRSVNVRPMLDPPLPETSVGNFVIPNYILTSTESETKYRTLVGRMREEKKQLNGIKSLEGHEVETKLNELSKKNYRFYAISSICNFPLYDVMDFGWGKPINATLVDTPLVDNITLMDTANDGIRAMIGLGEQDMKFFLSHKELLTYASL; translated from the coding sequence ATGGCGTTTAGAGGATTGATTCGGTCATCGATCTTTAGAAGGCAGCTGCATGTGATATCAAGATCAAGCAGTAACATCAGACCAGCTTCTCCAACTCCCTCAAAGCTCAAACAATACAACATTCCTTTACATGATCGAATGATTCCAGATTTTTATATTCCGATGGTTTTCTTCTATCCCGTCAACTCTAATCACAGTTCAAAAGCAGTCCCTGATAATGTATCAAAGTCAGATCTACTCAAAAAGTCATTGTCAGAGACACTGTCTAAGTACTACCCTTTTGCTGGTAGGCTGTGTTCTGGATCCTACGTTGATTGTAACGATCAAGGCGTTCATTTTGTTGATGCCCAAATCGGATGTCAGTTGTCAGAGGTTCTGGAAAAAGCTCCTGtgaaggaagaagaagaaggtttaGGCCATCTGTTTCCACCTCGCACAATTTGGAATCAGTTGTCTGATCTTTATCCTGGTATGATAATGCATGTTCAAGTGAATCATTTCACTTGTGGAGGAATTGCTGTAGCCGTTAGTCTTTGTCATcgtcttggagatgctctcactTTTTGCTCATTTTTAAGGTATTGGGCATCTTTGTCGTTCAACTCTGGTGATCACCAGAAATCATTACATCTATGTCCACGTTTCGTGTATGAGCTGCTGCCTCCGTCATATGACAGCGATTCAATCCCAATTGTGTCATATCCAGATAAGAATTGGACCACTAAGGCGGTCGTGTTTCCCAACAGAAAGCTAGCAAAACTCAAGGCAGCAGTGGAAAATGAAGACAAAGTAGACGGAGTACTAGAAGATCAAAAATACACCCGAAATGAGCTTCTGACAGCACTCATTTACAGATGCATTGTAGCATCAGTAGCCAGAACAAATTCAGGAACACATGGTGGTTCAGCTTTGCTCCGGAGTGTTAACGTGAGACCTATGCTTGATCCGCCACTGCCAGAaaccagtgtagggaatttcgTGATTCCAAACTACATTCTAACAAGCACGGAGAGTGAGACAAAGTACAGGACGCTGGTAGGACGAATGCGGGAAGAGAAGAAGCAGCTAAATGGAATCAAAAGTTTGGAAGGGCATGAAGTGGAAACAAAGTTAAATGAGTTGAGTAAAAAAAACTACAGGTTCTATGCTATTAGCAGCATTTGTAATTTCCCACTGTATGATGTGATGGATTTCGGGTGGGGAAAGCCGATCAATGCTACGCTTGTGGACACACCGTTGGTTGATAACATTACTCTCATGGATACCGCAAATGATGGTATCAGGGCTATGATAGGTTTAGGAGAGCAGGACATGAAATTTTTTCTGTCGCACAAAGAGTTGCTCACTTATGCTTCTCTCTAA
- the LOC108209741 gene encoding tobamovirus multiplication protein 3 isoform X2 encodes MGPAPATLSSVVALILKDDASDWWAFINESTQWQTFIFHLLAALFGILSVTALVQLLRIQLRLPEYGWTTQKVFHFLNFLVNGVRCVVFVFRQDVQNLQPEIVQHLLLDVPSLAFFTTYTLLVLFWAEIYYQAHEECADGLRPSFLIINSVVYAIQIVMWLVIWWNPIPVLVIISKVFFAAISLFTALGFLLYGGRLFLMLKRFPVESKGRHKKLQEVGYLTTICFTCFLIRCIMISFNAFDKAANLDVLYHPVLSFFYYLLVEILPSALVLFILRKLPPKRGITQYRPIR; translated from the exons ATGGGTCCGGCGCCGGCGACCTTGTCGTCGGTGGTGGCGTTAATACTAAAAGACGACGCATCTGATTGGTGGGCTTTTATTAACGAATCAACACAATGGCAGACTTTCATTTTTCACCTTCTCGCTGCCCTTTTTGGGATCCTCTCGGTCACTGCTCTT GTACAATTGTTACGGATCCAGTTGAGACTGCCGGAGTATGGATGGACCACTCAGAAGGTTTTCCATTTTCTTAACTTCTTGGTCAATGGAG TTCGAtgtgttgtttttgtttttcgTCAAGATGTTCAGAATTTGCAACCAGAG ATTGTACAGCATCTGTTGCTTGATGTGCCAAGTCTTGCATTTTTCACAACTTATACGCTGTTAGTTTTATTCTGGGCAGAAATATACTATCAG GCACATGAAGAATGTGCCGATGGACTCAGGCCAAGTTTCTTGATAATCAACAGCGTTGTTTATGCCATTCAG ATTGTGATGTGGTTGGTTATATGGTGGAATCCCATCCCAGTTCTAGTCATCATATCAAAGGTGTTCTTTGCTG CTATATCATTGTTCACGGCCTTGGGATTTCTCCTATATGGTGGAAG GCTCTTCTTGATGTTAAAACGATTTCCAGTGGAATCAAAAGGGCGTCATAAGAAGTTACAGGAG GTTGGCTATCTTACTACCATATGTTTTACATGCTTTCTTATCAGATGCATAATG ATTTCCTTTAATGCATTTGATAAAGCTGCCAACCTCGACGTTTTGTATCACCCGGTTCTGAGCTTCTTTTATTATCTG TTGGTGGAGATACTGCCATCAGCCCTTGTCCTTTTCATTTTGAGGAAGTTGCCTCCAAAGCGTGGAATCACACAATACCGCCCAATCCGCTGA
- the LOC108209741 gene encoding tobamovirus multiplication protein 3 isoform X4, giving the protein MADFHFSPSRCPFWDPLGHCSCTIVTDPVETAGVWMDHSEVRCVVFVFRQDVQNLQPEIVQHLLLDVPSLAFFTTYTLLVLFWAEIYYQAHEECADGLRPSFLIINSVVYAIQIVMWLVIWWNPIPVLVIISKVFFAAISLFTALGFLLYGGRLFLMLKRFPVESKGRHKKLQEVGYLTTICFTCFLIRCIMISFNAFDKAANLDVLYHPVLSFFYYLLVEILPSALVLFILRKLPPKRGITQYRPIR; this is encoded by the exons ATGGCAGACTTTCATTTTTCACCTTCTCGCTGCCCTTTTTGGGATCCTCTCGGTCACTGCTCTT GTACAATTGTTACGGATCCAGTTGAGACTGCCGGAGTATGGATGGACCACTCAGAAG TTCGAtgtgttgtttttgtttttcgTCAAGATGTTCAGAATTTGCAACCAGAG ATTGTACAGCATCTGTTGCTTGATGTGCCAAGTCTTGCATTTTTCACAACTTATACGCTGTTAGTTTTATTCTGGGCAGAAATATACTATCAG GCACATGAAGAATGTGCCGATGGACTCAGGCCAAGTTTCTTGATAATCAACAGCGTTGTTTATGCCATTCAG ATTGTGATGTGGTTGGTTATATGGTGGAATCCCATCCCAGTTCTAGTCATCATATCAAAGGTGTTCTTTGCTG CTATATCATTGTTCACGGCCTTGGGATTTCTCCTATATGGTGGAAG GCTCTTCTTGATGTTAAAACGATTTCCAGTGGAATCAAAAGGGCGTCATAAGAAGTTACAGGAG GTTGGCTATCTTACTACCATATGTTTTACATGCTTTCTTATCAGATGCATAATG ATTTCCTTTAATGCATTTGATAAAGCTGCCAACCTCGACGTTTTGTATCACCCGGTTCTGAGCTTCTTTTATTATCTG TTGGTGGAGATACTGCCATCAGCCCTTGTCCTTTTCATTTTGAGGAAGTTGCCTCCAAAGCGTGGAATCACACAATACCGCCCAATCCGCTGA
- the LOC108209741 gene encoding tobamovirus multiplication protein 3 isoform X1, which yields MGPAPATLSSVVALILKDDASDWWAFINESTQWQTFIFHLLAALFGILSVTALVQLLRIQLRLPEYGWTTQKVFHFLNFLVNGVRCVVFVFRQDVQNLQPEIVQHLLLDVPSLAFFTTYTLLVLFWAEIYYQAHEECADGLRPSFLIINSVVYAIQIVMWLVIWWNPIPVLVIISKAALNINSWAAISLFTALGFLLYGGRLFLMLKRFPVESKGRHKKLQEVGYLTTICFTCFLIRCIMISFNAFDKAANLDVLYHPVLSFFYYLLVEILPSALVLFILRKLPPKRGITQYRPIR from the exons ATGGGTCCGGCGCCGGCGACCTTGTCGTCGGTGGTGGCGTTAATACTAAAAGACGACGCATCTGATTGGTGGGCTTTTATTAACGAATCAACACAATGGCAGACTTTCATTTTTCACCTTCTCGCTGCCCTTTTTGGGATCCTCTCGGTCACTGCTCTT GTACAATTGTTACGGATCCAGTTGAGACTGCCGGAGTATGGATGGACCACTCAGAAGGTTTTCCATTTTCTTAACTTCTTGGTCAATGGAG TTCGAtgtgttgtttttgtttttcgTCAAGATGTTCAGAATTTGCAACCAGAG ATTGTACAGCATCTGTTGCTTGATGTGCCAAGTCTTGCATTTTTCACAACTTATACGCTGTTAGTTTTATTCTGGGCAGAAATATACTATCAG GCACATGAAGAATGTGCCGATGGACTCAGGCCAAGTTTCTTGATAATCAACAGCGTTGTTTATGCCATTCAG ATTGTGATGTGGTTGGTTATATGGTGGAATCCCATCCCAGTTCTAGTCATCATATCAAAG GCTGCTCTTAACATAAATTCCTGGGCAGCTATATCATTGTTCACGGCCTTGGGATTTCTCCTATATGGTGGAAG GCTCTTCTTGATGTTAAAACGATTTCCAGTGGAATCAAAAGGGCGTCATAAGAAGTTACAGGAG GTTGGCTATCTTACTACCATATGTTTTACATGCTTTCTTATCAGATGCATAATG ATTTCCTTTAATGCATTTGATAAAGCTGCCAACCTCGACGTTTTGTATCACCCGGTTCTGAGCTTCTTTTATTATCTG TTGGTGGAGATACTGCCATCAGCCCTTGTCCTTTTCATTTTGAGGAAGTTGCCTCCAAAGCGTGGAATCACACAATACCGCCCAATCCGCTGA
- the LOC108209741 gene encoding tobamovirus multiplication protein 3 isoform X3, with translation MADFHFSPSRCPFWDPLGHCSCTIVTDPVETAGVWMDHSEVRCVVFVFRQDVQNLQPEIVQHLLLDVPSLAFFTTYTLLVLFWAEIYYQAHEECADGLRPSFLIINSVVYAIQIVMWLVIWWNPIPVLVIISKAALNINSWAAISLFTALGFLLYGGRLFLMLKRFPVESKGRHKKLQEVGYLTTICFTCFLIRCIMISFNAFDKAANLDVLYHPVLSFFYYLLVEILPSALVLFILRKLPPKRGITQYRPIR, from the exons ATGGCAGACTTTCATTTTTCACCTTCTCGCTGCCCTTTTTGGGATCCTCTCGGTCACTGCTCTT GTACAATTGTTACGGATCCAGTTGAGACTGCCGGAGTATGGATGGACCACTCAGAAG TTCGAtgtgttgtttttgtttttcgTCAAGATGTTCAGAATTTGCAACCAGAG ATTGTACAGCATCTGTTGCTTGATGTGCCAAGTCTTGCATTTTTCACAACTTATACGCTGTTAGTTTTATTCTGGGCAGAAATATACTATCAG GCACATGAAGAATGTGCCGATGGACTCAGGCCAAGTTTCTTGATAATCAACAGCGTTGTTTATGCCATTCAG ATTGTGATGTGGTTGGTTATATGGTGGAATCCCATCCCAGTTCTAGTCATCATATCAAAG GCTGCTCTTAACATAAATTCCTGGGCAGCTATATCATTGTTCACGGCCTTGGGATTTCTCCTATATGGTGGAAG GCTCTTCTTGATGTTAAAACGATTTCCAGTGGAATCAAAAGGGCGTCATAAGAAGTTACAGGAG GTTGGCTATCTTACTACCATATGTTTTACATGCTTTCTTATCAGATGCATAATG ATTTCCTTTAATGCATTTGATAAAGCTGCCAACCTCGACGTTTTGTATCACCCGGTTCTGAGCTTCTTTTATTATCTG TTGGTGGAGATACTGCCATCAGCCCTTGTCCTTTTCATTTTGAGGAAGTTGCCTCCAAAGCGTGGAATCACACAATACCGCCCAATCCGCTGA
- the LOC108206179 gene encoding transcription initiation factor TFIID subunit 9: protein MADGEENLPRDAKIVKTLLKSMGVVDYEPRVIHQFLELWYRYVVDILTDSQVYAEHAGKSAIDSDDVKLAIQSKVNFSFSQPPPREVLLELARNRNKIPLPKSISGPGIALPPDEDTLISPNYQLAIPIKQASQAVEETEDEEMADPNPKPTQEPKTQVPLNASQQVSFSLGAKRPRGSI from the exons ATGGCAGATGGAGAGGAGAACTTGCCGAGAGATGCAAAGATTGTCAAAACCCTTCTAAAATCTATGGGTGTTGTGGATTATGAACCTCGCGTTATCCACCAATTCTTGGAATTATGGTATCGCTATGTTGTCGATATCCTGACTGATTCACAAGTTTATGCTGAGCATGCCGGAAAGTCTGCCATTGACTCAGATGATGTAAAATTGGCTATTCAGTCAAAAGTCAATTTTAGCTTCTCTCAGCCCCCACCACGAGAG GTCCTCCTGGAGTTGGCTAGGAACAGGAACAAAATCCCACTGCCAAAGTCCATATCAGGACCAGGAATTGCACTTCCCCCAGATGAGGATACTTTGATTAGTCCAAACTACCAACTTGCAATCCCAATTAAACAAGCCAGTCAAGCCGTTGAAGAAACTGAGGATGAAGAGATGGCTGACCCAAACCCTAAACCAACCCAAGAACCAAAAACACAAGTGCCTCTGAATGCTTCTCAGCAAGTGTCATTTTCCCTTGGAGCTAAACGTCCAAGAGGAAGCATATGA
- the LOC108204820 gene encoding zinc finger CCCH domain-containing protein 17, with protein sequence MLGGSQSEITPQQLQHEEALKRNTDCVYFLASPLTCKKGIECEYRHSDIARLNPRDCWYWLNGSCLNPKCAFRHPPLDGLLEVTTPSVNSLPPSQTLAPVASQGPNVPGKQAVPCIFFQKGYCLKGDICPFMHYPYSLNSKATQSAGATPVSEPQTNKITSGGLGKHTTQEQKVSQANAFKSADLPSMMNPTAIAGKALLRNEIPVGRNEPIGAGLEGELPRYSRGNVHSSSNGNLVSRSHRSSQVHTLQDQSILNAKDADEVSREPSPGFDVLVDDEIRDSEYYPDEDQYGRTGHDGMNFTAANEYDIGRSADYGSVGGVDRDMYHDSRNYDSFEPLQGQYDSSERMVRGPAQLERRRYPRADSPGRIDGSDLRHHLSKQKRNNGLKSVISRNPSRENHSDDRSSRASRRDQLPVHEASSRLRGRIKIPGRSVSPINRIDPRSERENDRSRHLRRLSPQRPLGRLRDRIKGRVQEDFDDRRNFRGSSTRRDIIFDNNAEFSGPKSLSELKVRKTSESSGQHMNDRLLHGKRKYSPTEEVKQGEGDVSFDGPKPLSEILKRKRGGDSAFHESGFTTDKENNQKEGNESMNFALSSEANNKVNESRLNEGSIPAAGEVGVAEENNKAYEGQSSLQPNDSELQIEEGMIGDEAYEQRGNFDYDEQAEGEDFINIDEGENADPGDDYFDEDDDADDFAKKMGVMYS encoded by the exons ATGTTGGGTGGTTCACAATCAGAGATAACACCTCAACAATTACAACATGAAGAAGCTCTCAAACGCAACACGGACTGTGTTTACTTTCTTGCTTCTCCATTGACATGCAAAAAG GGAATTGAATGCGAGTATCGTCATAGTGACATTGCACGTCTTAACCCCCGGGATTGCTGGTATTGGCTAAATGGCAGTTGCTTGAACCCAAAGTGTGCTTTCCGACATCCG CCTCTAGATGGATTACTTGAAGTGACGACTCCTTCTGTAAATTCTTTACCTCCATCCCAGACTTTAGCACCAGTTGCATCGCAGGGTCCTAATGTCCCTGGCAAACAAGCAGTTCCCTGCATTTTTTTCCAGAAAGGCTACTGTCTGAAAGGTGATATATGCCCCTTTATGCATTACCCCTACTCTCTCAACAGCAAAGCTACCCAGTCTGCAGGAGCTACACCAGTGTCTGAACctcaaactaataaaataacttCTGGTGGTCTTGGAAAGCATACTACTCAGGAGCAGAAGGTTTCACAGGCAAATGCCTTTAAATCGGCTGATTTACCATCAATGATGAATCCAACTGCTATAGCGGGAAAGGCTCTGTTGAGAAATGAAATTCCAGTTGGCAGAAATGAACCGATTGGTGCTGGGTTGGAGGGTGAGCTTCCTCGGTACAGTCGAGGAAATGTTCATTCCTCCAGCAATGGAAACTTGGTTAGCAGGTCACACCGTAGTAGTCAGGTTCATACGCTACAGGATCAAAGTATTTTAAATGCCAAAGATGCTGACGAGGTCTCGAGGGAGCCTTCACCTGGGTTTGATGTTCTTGTGGATGATGAAATTAGAGATTCTGAATATTATCCTGACGAAGATCAATATGGAAGAACAGGGCATGATGGAATGAATTTCACCGCAGCTAATGAGTATGATATCGGACGTTCTGCTGATTATGGTTCCGTGGGTGGTGTGGACCGAGATATGTATCATGATTCGCGTAATtatgactcttttgagcccctGCAAGGGCAATATGACTCATCTGAGAGAATGGTAAGAGGACCTGCTCAATTAGAAAGGAGGCGATACCCTAGAGCTGATAGCCCAGGCCGAATTGATGGGTCAGACTTGCGTCATCATTTATCAAAGCAGAAGAGGAATAATGGTTTAAAATCAGTTATCAGTCGAAATCCTTCTCGTGAAAACCATTCTGATGACCGGAGCTCACGAGCTTCTAGAAGGGACCAATTACCTGTGCATGAGGCCAGCAGTCGACTTCGAGGGAGAATTAAAATTCCAGGTAGATCAGTATCTCCTATTAATAGAATCGATCCTCGTTCAGAGAGAGAAAATGACAGGTCTAGGCATCTTAGGAGATTATCCCCGCAAAGGCCTCTGGGAAGGCTTAGGGACAGAATAAAGGGAAGAGTTCAGGAGGATTTTGATGATCGGAGGAACTTCAGAGGGTCTAGCACAAGAAGAGATATAATATTTGACAATAATGCTGAATTTAGTGGTCCTAAAAGCCTATCAGAGCTAAAGGTTCGCAAGACTTCAGAGAGTTCTGGACAGCACATGAATGATAGACTGTTGCATGGGAAAAGAAAATATTCCCCAACGGAAGAAGTCAAACAGGGGGAAGGAGATGTCTCATTTGATGGGCCAAAGCCCTTGAGTGAAATTTTAAAGCGAAAAAGAGGTGGGGATAGTGCTTTTCATGAAAGTGGATTCACAACTGATAAAGAAAATAATCAGAAGGAAGGAAATGAAAGCATGAATTTTGCACTTTCTTCTGAAGCCAATAATAAAGTGAATGAGAGTCGTTTAAATGAAGGATCAATACCTGCAGCTGGTGAAGTTGGCGTAGCAGAAGAAAATAACAAAGCATACGAGGGGCAGTCTTCTCTACAACCTAATGACAGTGAGCTACAGATTGAAGAAGGTATGATTGGTGATGAAGCCTATGAACAGAGAGGCAACTTTGACTATGATGAGCAGGCCGAAGGCGAAGACTTTATTAATATAGATGAAGGTGAGAATGCTGATCCTGGAGATGACTACTTTGACGAAGATGATGATGCGGATGACTTTGCAAAGAAAATGGGTGTCATGTATTCATAG
- the LOC108204821 gene encoding trihelix transcription factor ASR3 yields MSSEPPNTFHRHHQQPPQRHHLPPLLHGANINITTSSATNTPTSPPVIYRDYRKGNWTLEETLVLITAKRLDDQRRSKPNNVDPTTPRHTGELRWKWVENFCWNNGCLRSQNQCNDKWDNLLRDYKKVREYETKSSQSNLPSYWAMDKQQRKDHNLPSNLTHQIYQQLQEVVQKKSPLKILPPPTPQPPMHHQQPPPPPQPSTVAPAPVVSEASVSSETEWGSHLDPDTKRKRVRDIGSSIVHGASSLARALKRSEEKKEKRHRELMELEEQRIRLDEAQNEAQREGVASLVAAVNNLSGAIQSLAADQRPGS; encoded by the exons ATGTCATCTGAACCACCAAACACATTCCACCGCCACCACCAGCAGCCACCGCAACGCCACCACCTGCCTCCACTCCTCCACGGCGCCAACATCAACATAACCACCTCCTCCGCCACCAACACTCCCACCTCTCCTCCTGTCATCTACCGAGACTACCGCAAAGGCAATTGGACTCTGGAAGAAACACTGGTCCTCATCACCGCCAAGAGACTCGACGACCAGCGCCGCTCCAAGCCCAACAATGTGGACCCCACCACGCCGCGCCACACCGGAGAGCTGCGGTGGAAATGGGTGGAGAATTTCTGCTGGAACAATGGGTGCCTCCGGAGCCAAAACCAGTGCAATGATAAATGGGATAATTTACTACGAGACTATAAAAAGGTACGCGAATACGAAACGAAAAGTTCGCAATCAAATCTCCCTTCCTATTGGGCTATGGATAAACAACAACGAAAAGATCATAATTTACCATCGAATTTAACTCACCAAATTTATCAACAACTTCAAGAAGTCGTACAAAAAAAGAGCCCACTTAAAATCCTACCACCTCCCACCCCACAACCACCCATGCATCATCAACAACCACCGCCACCTCCTCAGCCGTCCACGGTGGCTCCGGCACCGGTTGTCTCAG AAGCCTCGGTGTCGTCAGAGACGGAGTGGGGGAGTCATCTTGATCCGGATACAAAACGCAAGAGAGTTCGAGACATAGGATCAAGCATTGTTCACGGAGCTTCATCGTTGGCACGAGCCCTAAAACGGTCAGAGGAAAAGAAGGAGAAGCGACACCGTGAGCTTATGGAGCTTGAGGAGCAGAGGATTCGTCTCGACGAAGCTCAGAATGAGGCGCAGAGAGAAGGTGTGGCTAGTCTTGTTGCTGCAGTAAATAATCTTTCGGGTGCTATTCAGTCTCTAGCTGCGGACCAGCGGCCAGGATCCTGA